The genomic stretch CTTGACCATAAGtccaagggaaaaaaggaaaaaaaagtaaagaaaatagaaaattataaaataatttggaaattaattaaaattttattaaaaaattatctacatcaacGCCAATCATGCCATGTAAGAAGGTCAGCGTCCACATctaagatttaggactttttggtaaCTCCCTCCCCCCACGTGCCCGGTATAGACCCATTATTTTCTCATCTGTCATATGTAAATGATGTTACAATTTCACGGTCTACTTGTACTTTAGCTCGGATGGAACTCGGAATACTTAATATATCTCATCTAGTTAGCAACATCAAAAGGAACAAACGGAGAAAAAGGACTATATCAGAAAagaataatgacacaaatattCTCGAATATTGGTTCAATGTGTAACATGGTTCTTGaaattttagctcaatgtgcaattttatttatgaacttttaattttttcaatatgatttttgaacttttggtacatatttaatttagtccctatattgtatgaaaatattcagtgcaatccttccattaattcaagtttaggaaCGGTATTGAATATTTCATATAGTCTagagactaagttgaatatgtaccaaaagtttagggatcaagttgaaaaaaattaaaaatttaggaacaatattgcacattgagctttAATTCAAGGAtcgtattgaataaatttaaaatttaacaacTAATTATCATATTGAaccaaagtttaaggaccataaAGTCATTTACCAtaacaagaaaaaagaggaTTTCATACAAAGGAATTGAGAGGAGGAGGACGTCGGGACCTCGTACAAGTTTTAATCCCAACGACTTGGCCACTACTACGTCGTACTATTGTGGGGCCCATCCTTTTTGACTAATTTTCTTCATTCAACGAAGGAAATTGAAAGGAGTAAGAGTAGGACCCACCCACATCATATATATggaatattttaaataagaatccGAAGTGTTCTCGTTGTTTCAAAAATGACCTGATCAAAAGTGTTTCCATCGTttacatttttaaatttctttttcctttttttctttttttccctttcttttcatcGATGGCTGGTCGGCGAGGGAAGCCCTCACCTACGACCATTGAGGGTGGCCTTGCTTAAATGGCGAGGCCACCgacagaaaggaagaaaaaaaaattatcaaatgtaAATGAAGAAATAACCTTGTTCAgacctttttttgaaacaataagAACATTTcggtcttttttttaaataaggtccACTGTAGGTTCTTACTTGACATTTTCTTTCatatataaaaaagaacaaagtaagAATCAGATGAAGGAAATTCGGCTTCGTTTACACTGTCTTAAGGGGGTCATGCCATGTCGACGTTTGATTCATTAATACatcttttttcataatttagccAAGGTCATGGACACCAAGGTATCTATGAACCTATGAAATATTATGTAAGCCCATAAACAGATTAATTCTAGAACTTTAACTTATCCAACGGATGACCTCCAGTTCATTGGCGGCATCGCATTATGAAAAGCGCAAGCATGGGTTTCATGTTTTAGGAATATGTGCGCTGAAagctctaaaacttatcattaAATGTAATCGGATCAtagaactttcaaaaaatgctatttatttttaaaacttctCAAATTTGTGTAATTAAGTTTTTCTGTTTACTCTATCCAATTTGGCTATCAAGAAATATTGACGcggctttttattattattattattattattattattattattattattgatttttatATCCTACGTAGTACTGACGTGGCTGAAAGGACAtcattttggtccaaaattgatttttttaataccaAAAACTAtaaaatgtacaaaaaaaaaagaaaaataataagcaACCTTAAAATAAGGAGGCTAACAACAACGAGGAACTGCAAGTTAAAGTtttctttacccaaaaaaaaaaaccaatagtGAGGGCTACCACCTTCTCACCATTGGCGATTGTGAGGCGATGGTCGACTACCCTCGCCAACCACAGGCAAGGGTTTGCACAGTGGCAGCCCTCGGCTAAACTTGAGTGAGAGTTGCCAATCCCTAGTTAGGGCTCGGCTAGCCCCCCCACTCACCATTCCCCCACCATCATCGACCCTTTTCCATGATGGTGGGTCAGCGACGGCGCTTgagttttcatcttttttttttttgtatttttcttatagtttgcctattttaatatgatttaaaaataatttgcattgaaaaatcacatttgtaccaaatgacatcgttttgaccttatgtttcatgttttagtcaTGTTTTCTTCATGTAGGAAAGAGAcaataacaaaaagaagaaacgtggtgtttttcattaactaagttgaatggagttaacggaaaaatttgattgtatcaatttgataaatcttAAGATTCAATTGTGtttattgaaagttttaaggAATTAATTACACTTTCTTGACAACTCGTGGGATTTTTAGGACGGTTATCCTTATATCTTACATTACGGACTTTAGTTTCGTAAAATCAAGTTTGTAGTGATGAAGTTTACCCTATAGCGACGATAAGAAAAAGACATTCCTAGAAGGCTTTGAGACGAGATACGCATCGTTTCGTTGCTAACCATCAGCAAAATGACAAGAAAGGAAATTTCCCTCTGCCCAGAAAGTTTCCTTTGCAATATATCgagggaaaacaaaaatttccgtCGCTACAGCCTCTAGCGATGGGCCTGTCATTGAAAGATGCATTTTTCGGCTCATCGTTAGAGCTTGTACAGCACCGGCACACGACGCTTGACATGCAACACGACATCCCGACacgtaatttcttaaaaaataaagaattttgacaTGTTGGAACACGtcgtatattaaatatatatttttatatgtaaaTGATAAAtaatcatgcatatataaaaatatcaatagtaagtttcttcttctttttctttttgttagggattcacaattttttttttgaactgaTCGGGTATTAACTTTGGAGTGGCTGagtatattattttattatgtatattttaaataaatttatattttgacctttaatttattaaaaatgtttaaaattaatcCCGTACATGTCGAAGTGGTATGCCAAGATGATGGATTCGCATGTGCTAGCGTGTCCGGAACGCTAACCACGTGTCGGtcgcatgtcggagagtgtcaCATACGATACGAAGGCCTTCGAAAAGTGTCAGTGCTACAAAAGTTAGACcatggattttgattttttacttttttgctgTAGTAAGTAGAATCGAGAATCAATCGACCAAACATTTGCCGGGCGTAGAACGACTTGTTTGGAAAGGGAATGCCCGTCATTGGAAGGGAACATAGCGTGGAAGTCCAGCAAAAGCATTTGTACTAAGTGGGATGTTAGAATGGAACATATGATTATATGAGACACAAAAGTATAATGTGTCCCACCAACATCTCATCTGCTACCTCGCCATCGTGATTATCGCTTAGGCTAAAACAACGGTAAACAGATGCCCCCccgttgcttttttttaaaagtccTGTCTTATGTTAATTTCCAACCGGTGCAAACCTTGAGTGGGGGCACCGTAAAAGGATCAATTGGAACTACGTAGGATCCAGGTTCCATCCTATGCTTAGGCTGACTTTAGAGGATGTAGCATGCAACGAGAATATATGTGCCACTCGCGATCCCAAAAATACGATGTCCGATAGTTCATGCAACAAAGAAATCTGATCCTCGCCGCGTATCCTGTTTTCCCATTTAATGACCTTTATAAGAATACTATGCCGTCTATCGATGTCGTTTCGACATGTTTTGTCTCTGTTACCTTGAGTGTGTTCCGCATTCGATGAGAACCCCGAATTCCAAATACCCAAGACTTGTTATTACGAATGATTGGTGATGAACCGCGTCTTAGCCGAATGAAACGTTCGAGCTACCTCGATCGTCTCTTGTGCCATGGGTCCGTCTTTTATGGGGCCGCACCGCAACAAATCACACCCCTAAAAACCCTAACACAAATCCCCATCTCATCTCTCCTCCAGCCCCTGCCCTCGTCAGTCTTGCTGCCTTCAGCTATCCCACGCTGCCGCCGTCGCTCCAACCGGTCGGCCGTAGACACCCCGGCCAGTTGAAGCCGCAATGACACAGCTCAATCTCCCCCGCCTTTATCTCTTGCCACGCCCACCCCCTAAAGCCGCACGCTGCTAGGCCACGACCTAGCCTTCGTCATCATTGAGGCATCGGCGTTTCCTCTgaatttggaggttcattgacAGCGACAATGCAGAGTCAGCACCCACAACGCCACGCTCCGCCATAGGCGATAAGCTTGATGCCAACGTTGTCGAGCCCCAATGACCCATGGTTGTaggggagaaagagagagtgcaCTCCAACGTGGTCACTCGGGCGCTGGCAAGAGATTGTGATCCTTCAGAGGTCGCCGTGATGGCGGCGCGGAGGCGCGACGATGGCATAGTTGTGGCATTGTGAATAGGGGATTGAGCAATGAAGAGGGAGTAGAGAAGAGAGATCCATGTTAGGGTTTTTGGAGAGTGATTGGGTGTGAACAAAAGTCAAACAAGAGGGACGCAGGTTTGCTGTCGAAGAGATGGCGGATTGGTACGCGGCGAGAGACCATAATTCTGCATCCTCTAGATGGACATCCGCAACGTGAAACTAATTTGGACTCGGTAAGAACAGGAATTTGTGCCATGCATTTGATCCACACAAACAGGTTTGTCCCGCGACCTTTTGTGTCCGATAAAATTTTTCCTCTTCGATTTTCAAATCCGGCGGATCATGCActtttgaattaattttaagAATTGGAAATTCATAAAACTTCGGTACGTAATTACATTTGGTTTGTCTTAATtaagataatattttgaattcctAGCAAAAATGTTACTCAATTtggttttttataagacaatgAGCACCGAGCCTAATGACTATGAGAGATCCTGAGCTTTTATAttctgaaagaaaaaaaaaaaaaacaaaagcaaaaagctGAAAGGTTGGGAAAAAGACGAGATGACGATCAATATTGGTAACCAAACATGTCCACATCGGAGGTACATAaccatttcctttttcaatgctAGAAACACATATAATATTATTTACATAATCAAGTTGACACATTATCCTACATCATCCTAAATCGCTCAAACATGCATTATCGTATACATATGATTTTGCGAAACCGAGAGGCCCTCTAAGGacgcgcatgataacatttctgctttaaaaatcaacttcttatCAGAAGCTAATGTTTCTACTTCTGCTTATAAGAaatgtacattttttttattttttttaaatggctccaaaattacttctgaaatttaaaaaatactttaaaatagatttgaaaaaaaaaaaacaaattcgcATAACTAGACAGACTTTTACTTCCGAAttacattatcaaacgaatttctcttccAAAAGCACTTCTAAAGTAAAAAATCTACTCTAGAAGCATTGCCATACgcatcctaaacatttttccccttttagcaCAGCCTCTTTCACTCGAGCCCCGGGAGTTAGTACTCACtcgtttcctattttttttttttttaagtgatcaggattatgaaaataaaaacacataTAAGGTTAGCTACCATAACCTAAgcatctgaattttttttatttatcaatcaATTAACAATTTTTTCCTCCTACATCATCAGCATCTCTCTTGCgcaaggacaaaaagaaaaaaagagacagggatagataacttttttttcggttcaaaaaagaagaagaagaagaaggagagaaactTCATGGGTCCCCTACATTTCTTTGGGCATCCAGAGGATCTTGTACCTTCTCTTTTCTGCAGCTACTTGATTGGGACGTGTCTACGAGGAAGAAGATCCCTTCAAACCTCTTCCCGTTTCTCCCTGTCTCTCTCTACCTGGAGATGTCCGGTGAGATTCAAAATGAAAGTAGCAGTGTTTGtatgagagcgagagagagactgCCACGTCTTCTTAAAATGGGGCTGTGAAGGTTCTCTGGagtctcttcttcttcggaaTGTCAGGAGGAGGCGCCAAGCGAAGCTGCAACACAACAGACGCACGCCAGCAAGATTATGGTAATCGCAACGCACAGTAACAGTAAAGGACGACGACGGCAGAGAAATGCTAAGTGTCTTCGTCGCAAAGATTAGTCGGCAGGTTTTACTGGTTGACACATGATCATTGATGACAACCGAGAGAGGCGTTCGCCACGGCATCTTTCCGTAGATGATCGCCGTAAAACGTGTCGTATGAGTGGGCATTACCAGAGGAAATTCAAAGTTCCGGGCTGTCGGGTCATTAATGGACATGGGACTATCCTGATTCTGATGACCCAGATAAGGAAACTCTTAAGGGTAAGGAAACACGACAACAGACCCCAACACCCAATCGACGGCAGAGTTATCCAGTGTGCAAAAAGGAAGCACCTTTTCTTGCTGTCTTCTGAGGTTAGCATTCTCTTTCTGCAAATGGGCGATCTCAATTTCCAGCCCCGTTGTGTACGCCTGAAGGAAGTttccaaaaaagaacaaatttacAACCCTAACAGGACAACATAGAATGATCTTacccaacaaaaacaaaaacaaaaacaaaaacaaaaacaaaaacatataATTGGaaagaatacaaaagaaaaacaaagaaagtccGTGAAACAGAGTCGACAATGTGGAGTTAAGCAGACCTAAGATCAGCAAAGTCATGACTCAACACACGTTAACATACTGCTCCCAAAATTCAGAAAGTCGTGTTCTTTGTAATTTTAACATTTTACGAACTTGGTTGGCTTCATTTAGTGAAGTGAGGTCACGCAAGGAGTAGAGAGACCTGTCTTCTGGCTCTGGAACGGGCGGCGGACTCTCTGTTCTTGACCAAGCGCTTGAACTTGCGATCGCGTGGATCGTTACGGTCACCATTGTTAGAGCTCCCCTTCCCacacaaagaagaaaaccttGGAACCAAAGGAGGCGAATCAGCGCCAACACCGCCGCCGCGACCGCACGGCCCTTGAACTTGTCCTGCAGCAGCAACACCCTGCGCATCAGCCTCCGAGCTGTTCAGGCTCAATCTGGTAGTCGGGACGTCGGAGCCGAAGCCGGATCCTCGCGGCGGGTAATCCCTGGCGGGGCCAGCCAAGAAGTTGGTGAGGACGGTGCCCTGGAAGCCGAGGCCGACGCCGTTGATGGAGGTGGAGAtggcggcgggggcggggggCTGGCGGTGGTCGGGAGGGTCCTTGAGGAAGCCGAGGTTGATGTCCTTCCAGATGTCGTCCATGGACTTGATCGAGGTCGAGGGAGCGGTGGGGAGGGGAGAGAGCGCCGAGAAAGGCAGGGGAGACGAGGAGGAGTAAGCAACGACCGTGACTCCGTTGTTCTCAGCGTTGCCGTTGTTGGCTGTGGCGTTCTTGTTCAGACGTGGCGTTGACCACATGGTGGACATGGTTGTTGGCTGGTCTTCGGAGGAGGAGACGAAGAATCCAAACAACGTGTGGGAGAAAGCTCCCGAGACGGAGGAGAAGAAGATAGACGTGGTTGTTTGTGGGGGCGAGGAGGGGGTTATGTTGAAGCCTGTCTGGTTGGTTCAAGGGGTGTACTGGTTTTAGGTTTTTCTGGCTAAAGGGAGGTACGGAAGCACGAGGGAGGGCCCCCACGCCCCGCTAAACGCACACTTGAATCACACTTCAACGGTTCAACCCATGGGGGGTGCGATTAACAAAAGTTGGCCAGTAAAACCAATGTTCAAGTTGATGTGACCACGGACACTCAGCAAAATTCTCGTATGTTTGATTGTGAGCGTGACCCGGGAGGGAGCGAGAGACTGTCCACTTTGTCTTTAGCGGGGGCAGGAATGCTCAGGTCTTGGGCTTCAATGTCTCGCAGCGAAGAGGACCGATAAAGCTGGGCAATCATTGCGAGGGAGAATAGTGGGACGGATGGGGCAATGAATACGAGACACCAAGCATGTCCCCCATTGGCGAGGAGCAATTGCGAGCTGTGGGGAAAACAGTTCTTTCTAGTGTTTGGTCACGTACAATTCAGGACACCGTGAGTGACTAGAGCGAGAgtgagaggaggaggagtacTAGTAGTACTACTGCTACTATAGGCACTGCTTtctgagggagggagggagggagggagggaggcacTATCGACAGATATGCTCCGAAAATAATATCCAGGATGGGGGGTGGAGCGTTTCTTCTTTTGCAGGTCTAGAATGGGAGTCCCTTCCTTCTTCAACGGTGACCAGTGGAAATAGCCGAGTGGGAATCTGAACCCGATGGGAGACGCGTCACTTCAGAGTTGGGCGTTTCCCTCTGCGACTGTACTGATCTTGAGGTGAAAGATAACCCACGGGGAAGCCAACCCATTAGATATGGTGCATCTCCCCTCGCGCAAGACGACAAGCTTCACGCATGGCTAGTCATGTAAAATCCTTTTTACCGAAAAGGAGGGCGGAAGAGATCGACCAGCTCAAAAAATGCGACCTCAAAGCTGAACCGTGCCCTCGTCTTCGTGCTTCTTAGGCGAGCACTGTCACTAGTTACACTGGGCAAGCAATAAGAGAAGGGAAATAGTACCCCTGATAATAATTTCACTGTGTAAAAGGACATTGCGCACAAACTTTATATAAAAGGGAGACGAGGACAGGAACGGCCTCTCAATAATGTCCACGCTCCGACCGTGACAGAACGACAATCTCATAACGACATCAACTACACGCACGGGCATCGTCAATCTGTGTGCCTAGGATGTAATGTCTACAACCAACATAAAAGATTAATCCCTTCTCCGAAGTCCATGCGGCTGAGACGAAACTGCAACATCATTTATTCACTCCTAAAGGGGAATTAATTATTGATTCACAAGCAAACATGTATCGTTGGAAAGAACCTCCGGCTGCCCTCCAAATTCCAATGAACCGAGAAACAACATTCAACGTTTTGATGAAACTGTACAAGCCGACAAACCaatagtacaaaaaaaaaaaaaaaaaaccaggggAATCGTATGAGCTATTCCTTGTTTACACTGTCTGAATCTTTAGCAACATATGCATCTCTTATTTTGCTTTCACTATCTCCATCATCGAAACAACTAAAAGCCAATATCAGCCTCACCGAGAGAAACCCAACAAGTCAGGTGCTAGCCCACCTTTTACAGCATCGGCCTCTTTATCTTTACATCCAAATACTTCCAAACTGAGTTCACCCCGCTTTCTTCTTCTGGGGATGAAAACTTCAAATTCGTGGTTCCACAGAAGAATGGATTTATGCTTCAGCAGGTGGGGTCAATAGTCAATACCAATGGTGTTGGGATGCTGGACTTGGTCAGTAGACTTCGGTGAATATCTTCAAACAGTGTCTGGGTGCCCGTCTGCCTCACCAGTCGTATCATTTTGGTTAGCAGGGACCTCCTCGGCTGCCATCTTTTCGAAGGAAATGGCAAGTTCATTGTAACTTGATGATCTGGAGGCCGGCGAGCCCCGATATATCCATTTAGCCCATTCATTCCGCCTCCTGACTTTATCGTCCTGCAGTGCAATTTAACAGCAAATATATTGTTGGTTTAGCAATGTTGCCCTTAAAAAACAGAGTATTTGCACAAACAGCATGTAAATCTCCACCAAGTACTTCTTCAACAACAAGCTTCAAAAAGAAGCTCTAAAACAGCACCAGGTAATCATCCTGGCCTGATCAAATATATTGACACATAGTAACCTTACAACTAATGATGTCAGAATACCTGGACTTCCACGACCATCGAACCTCTCAAGGATTCTAATATAAACTGGATGCTGGTAGTGAGGCTCATAACCTGCAAAGACAACAGCCACAGTGCGATCTTGATTTAATGCAATAAGGTCGGATGCTACGAGGAGTAAAAAAGGGAACCAAGAGATTCAGGAGCTGGAGCCATGGGAAAGAA from Rhodamnia argentea isolate NSW1041297 chromosome 2, ASM2092103v1, whole genome shotgun sequence encodes the following:
- the LOC115738621 gene encoding bZIP transcription factor 27-like — its product is MSTMWSTPRLNKNATANNGNAENNGVTVVAYSSSSPLPFSALSPLPTAPSTSIKSMDDIWKDINLGFLKDPPDHRQPPAPAAISTSINGVGLGFQGTVLTNFLAGPARDYPPRGSGFGSDVPTTRLSLNSSEADAQGVAAAGQVQGPCGRGGGVGADSPPLVPRFSSLCGKGSSNNGDRNDPRDRKFKRLVKNRESAARSRARRQAYTTGLEIEIAHLQKENANLRRQQEKLRLAPPPDIPKKKRLQRTFTAPF